One genomic segment of Rhabdothermincola salaria includes these proteins:
- a CDS encoding GDSL-type esterase/lipase family protein → MSGSRAQRLALATLTVLVVASTMFGVSPSPVTADEHPQDLRWLAMGDSYSSGEGTVNVAPDGPDKCQRADGVGGEQPPSRAWPIVASDSLTDASVTDLVLRACTGATTANLFNPEVHFGLLNLTTTTREPQWTPADGRFDLVTLTAGGNDIGFADTLAKCLAGGFTVIGATSVLRRVAPVADFLAPGIDSCLLQPEETQAEIVQLGDDLRRYFEHLADQVVHPGGLVVVAGYPNLVSEPDAWNPQKVFAGRCETISPGDARTLRGLAGTLNATIGQAAADVDGRNGVTFTFIDQHAELYEHDGEHHSLCGRDDPWLNGLTAGITSGDRPRKERSFHPHDVGHTRLGELAATHIDDHDWSSLDRRSPAERAAAGRPERTQVLFSDYDRATGGSTVYELDGTTVARIPDVGDVTAGAWSDDRRWLAMMGHDQITFRDARTTDQQAQPCPACDGVAFAADGIAWTITTDGELLGFDPALPNDPRRVATDLATLRQQDVFDTVAVRGVAADGGIVVVANLEPPSAYGGPQSILKYRTDGSLAARHDSQANIALRHPRMSADRGQMFFASGGRSGCAYHFEEIYRLDLATWQVSTIGIPEEPDSVRVANIIPAGSELWAVVSLNRSSDACDDSLADHELWHHANGTWSLVDPGPIADTWPMAANQKWVSIPEGYERATFSEVDGQGTRIADDARFIAATPVDDPAQVAEALGP, encoded by the coding sequence ATGAGTGGCAGCCGCGCCCAGCGCCTCGCGCTCGCGACGCTCACCGTGCTCGTCGTCGCCAGCACCATGTTCGGGGTCTCGCCATCTCCGGTGACAGCCGACGAGCATCCTCAGGACCTTCGATGGCTGGCCATGGGCGACTCCTACTCCTCGGGCGAAGGCACCGTGAACGTGGCCCCCGACGGACCGGACAAGTGCCAACGAGCCGACGGCGTCGGTGGCGAACAGCCCCCGTCGAGGGCGTGGCCGATCGTGGCAAGTGACTCCCTCACCGACGCATCGGTTACCGATCTGGTCCTCCGAGCCTGCACGGGGGCCACGACCGCCAACCTGTTCAACCCGGAGGTGCACTTCGGCCTCTTGAACCTCACGACCACCACTCGAGAGCCGCAGTGGACGCCGGCGGATGGCCGCTTCGACCTCGTGACCCTCACGGCGGGCGGCAACGACATCGGCTTCGCCGACACCCTCGCCAAGTGCCTCGCAGGCGGGTTCACGGTGATCGGCGCCACCAGCGTGCTGCGCCGGGTTGCGCCGGTCGCCGACTTCCTCGCGCCTGGCATCGACAGCTGCCTCCTCCAGCCCGAGGAGACCCAGGCCGAGATCGTGCAGCTGGGCGACGACCTGCGACGCTACTTCGAGCACCTCGCTGACCAGGTAGTGCACCCAGGCGGCCTAGTTGTTGTCGCCGGCTACCCCAACCTGGTGAGCGAACCCGACGCCTGGAACCCACAGAAGGTCTTCGCAGGGCGCTGCGAGACCATCAGCCCGGGCGACGCCCGAACGCTGCGGGGGCTGGCCGGCACACTGAACGCCACGATCGGCCAGGCCGCGGCCGACGTGGACGGACGCAACGGCGTCACGTTCACCTTCATCGACCAGCACGCTGAGCTCTACGAGCACGACGGGGAGCACCACAGCCTTTGCGGCCGCGACGACCCTTGGCTCAACGGGTTGACCGCCGGCATCACCAGCGGAGACCGACCACGCAAGGAACGCTCCTTCCACCCACACGACGTCGGCCACACCAGGCTCGGCGAGCTGGCCGCGACACACATCGACGACCACGACTGGAGCAGCCTCGATCGCCGGAGCCCTGCGGAGCGAGCCGCTGCCGGGCGACCGGAACGAACCCAGGTGCTGTTCAGCGACTACGACCGCGCCACAGGTGGGAGCACGGTGTACGAGTTAGACGGCACGACCGTGGCCCGCATCCCTGATGTGGGTGACGTCACGGCGGGCGCGTGGAGCGACGACCGGCGATGGCTGGCGATGATGGGCCACGACCAGATCACCTTCAGGGACGCTCGAACGACAGACCAGCAGGCGCAGCCATGCCCCGCCTGCGACGGTGTGGCCTTCGCCGCCGACGGAATCGCCTGGACGATCACCACCGACGGTGAGCTGCTCGGATTCGACCCGGCCCTACCGAACGACCCGCGTCGGGTGGCAACCGACCTGGCGACCCTTCGCCAACAGGACGTCTTCGACACGGTGGCGGTCCGCGGAGTTGCCGCCGACGGAGGCATCGTGGTGGTGGCGAACCTCGAGCCTCCGTCGGCCTACGGCGGCCCCCAGAGCATCTTGAAGTACCGCACCGACGGGTCGCTCGCGGCCCGGCACGACTCCCAGGCCAACATCGCCCTCCGACACCCCCGGATGAGCGCCGATCGAGGTCAGATGTTCTTCGCATCCGGTGGACGCTCCGGATGTGCGTACCACTTTGAGGAGATCTACCGGCTCGACCTGGCGACGTGGCAGGTCTCGACCATCGGCATCCCCGAGGAACCAGACAGCGTCCGTGTGGCCAACATCATCCCTGCAGGTTCGGAGCTCTGGGCCGTGGTGAGTCTCAACCGCAGCTCCGATGCGTGCGACGACTCCCTCGCCGACCACGAGCTCTGGCACCATGCGAACGGCACCTGGAGCCTGGTCGACCCTGGACCGATCGCCGACACTTGGCCCATGGCGGCCAACCAGAAGTGGGTGTCGATCCCCGAGGGCTACGAGCGCGCGACCTTCAGCGAGGTCGACGGACAGGGCACCCGGATCGCCGATGACGCTCGATTCATCGCCGCGACGCCGGTGGACGATCCAGCGCAGGTCGCAGAGGCCCTGGGACCATGA